A window of Cellulomonas fimi contains these coding sequences:
- a CDS encoding ribonuclease D produces the protein MHSEVSDDLPTTGGDTAHPHGDLPAPTATDDVVVVEPTVVPLTEPADGVPHVVETPEELARVVAAFGAGTGPVAVDAERASGYRYGQRTYLVQLRREGAGTALIDPIALPDLSALSDALVGVEWVLHAASQDLPGLVEQGMRPTRIFDTELGARLLGMERVGLAAVVADALGLGLAKEHSAVDWSTRPLPPEWLRYAALDVEVLVELRTVLAERLAVAGKAEWAAQEFEAVRTAPPPPPRVEPWRRVSGLHQIRDARRLAVVRELWQTRDQNARQRDISPGRVLPDAAIVAAAQALPRSVPQLTALPAFSGKGTRRRATLWQQAIDRGLALPDSELPSVRGPKSDAPPPPRAWADKDPAAAARLAAARDVVADLSATHAVPAENLLQPDLLRRLCWAPPRSLEAASIAEALTAGGARAWQVELLADRLAAAFAALPTD, from the coding sequence ATGCACTCCGAGGTGTCCGACGACCTCCCCACCACGGGGGGCGACACCGCCCACCCGCACGGCGACCTGCCCGCCCCGACCGCCACCGACGACGTCGTCGTCGTCGAGCCGACGGTCGTCCCGCTCACCGAGCCCGCCGACGGCGTCCCGCACGTGGTCGAGACCCCCGAGGAGCTCGCGCGCGTCGTCGCGGCGTTCGGGGCCGGCACCGGTCCGGTCGCGGTCGACGCCGAACGCGCGTCGGGCTACCGCTACGGACAGCGGACCTACCTCGTCCAGCTCCGCCGCGAGGGTGCGGGCACCGCGCTGATCGACCCGATCGCCCTGCCCGACCTGTCGGCACTGTCCGACGCCCTGGTGGGTGTCGAGTGGGTGCTGCACGCCGCGTCGCAGGACCTTCCGGGGCTCGTCGAGCAGGGGATGCGTCCGACGCGCATCTTCGACACCGAGCTCGGCGCTCGCCTGCTGGGCATGGAACGCGTGGGGCTGGCCGCGGTCGTCGCGGACGCGCTCGGGCTGGGGCTCGCGAAGGAGCACTCGGCGGTCGACTGGTCGACACGGCCGCTGCCCCCCGAGTGGCTGCGGTACGCCGCGCTCGACGTCGAGGTCCTCGTCGAGCTGCGCACCGTGCTGGCCGAGCGGCTCGCCGTCGCCGGCAAGGCCGAGTGGGCCGCACAGGAGTTCGAGGCCGTCCGCACCGCCCCGCCGCCGCCCCCGCGCGTCGAGCCGTGGCGCCGTGTGTCGGGCCTGCACCAGATCCGCGACGCGCGCCGGCTGGCCGTCGTCCGGGAGCTGTGGCAGACGCGCGACCAGAACGCCCGCCAGCGCGACATCTCCCCCGGGAGGGTGCTGCCGGACGCCGCGATCGTCGCGGCCGCGCAGGCGCTGCCGCGCTCGGTGCCGCAGCTCACGGCGCTGCCCGCGTTCTCGGGCAAGGGCACCCGGCGCCGCGCGACGCTGTGGCAGCAGGCGATCGACCGCGGTCTCGCGCTCCCCGACTCCGAGCTGCCCTCGGTCCGGGGCCCGAAGAGCGACGCTCCTCCGCCGCCGCGCGCCTGGGCGGACAAGGACCCCGCGGCCGCCGCACGGCTCGCCGCGGCGCGTGACGTCGTGGCGGACCTGTCCGCGACGCACGCCGTGCCGGCCGAGAACCTGCTGCAGCCCGACCTGCTGCGCCGCCTGTGCTGGGCGCCGCCGCGGTCGCTCGAGGCGGCGTCGATCGCGGAGGCGCTCACGGCCGGTGGCGCCCGGGCCTGGCAGGTCGAGCTGCTGGCGGACCGGCTCGCCGCGGCGTTCGCGGCGCTGCCGACGGACTGA
- a CDS encoding LuxR C-terminal-related transcriptional regulator → MSIEPLRRDVAPLRRVAVRTTVPTTRRPATPPQQMCVVVSEIADGDGVALVQNLRRRGAPRVVVLTRRASRTELSVLLQGGLRGAVAGQTASSVPRQPAPAPAPPTLPELTAREVSVLRLVADGRSNRLIGEELGLSALTVKSHLARISRKLGTGDRAELVAISIRGGVLD, encoded by the coding sequence GTGAGCATCGAGCCCCTCCGCCGCGACGTCGCCCCGCTCCGCCGGGTCGCCGTCCGGACGACCGTGCCGACGACCCGACGCCCGGCGACGCCGCCGCAGCAGATGTGCGTCGTCGTGTCGGAGATCGCCGACGGCGACGGTGTGGCGCTCGTGCAGAACCTGCGCCGCCGCGGAGCCCCGCGGGTCGTGGTCCTCACGCGTCGTGCGAGCCGCACGGAGCTCTCGGTGCTGCTGCAGGGCGGCCTGCGCGGAGCGGTCGCGGGGCAGACCGCGTCGAGCGTGCCGCGCCAGCCGGCGCCGGCTCCGGCGCCCCCGACGCTGCCCGAGCTCACGGCACGCGAGGTCAGCGTCCTGCGCCTGGTCGCGGACGGTCGCTCGAACCGCCTCATCGGTGAGGAGCTCGGCCTGTCCGCGCTCACCGTGAAGAGCCACCTGGCGCGCATCTCCCGCAAGCTCGGCACGGGTGACCGCGCGGAGCTCGTCGCGATCTCGATCCGCGGCGGCGTCCTCGACTGA
- the pflA gene encoding pyruvate formate-lyase-activating protein, which produces MTTQTEQRSTGAPVVALGAPLVGGSHERAHGAGTAGLTEVEAERSARLAAVRAGDVGSVHSWELVTAVDGPGTRLTVFLAGCPLRCLYCHNPDTMEMRRGTDVAADDLLKRVQRYRGVMKATGGGLTISGGEPLMQPAFVRRLLRGAKAMDVHTAIDTSGFLGTHLSDAMLNDVDLVLLDVKSGIPETYRKVTGQDLAPTLAFGRRLADRGTRTWIRFVLVPGLTDAVENVDAVADYVASLGECVERVEVLPFHQMGRDKWAELGMRYELDDVEPPSPELVERVRDQFRARGLTTF; this is translated from the coding sequence ATGACGACCCAGACCGAGCAGCGGAGCACCGGCGCCCCCGTGGTGGCGCTCGGCGCGCCGCTGGTCGGCGGGTCGCACGAGCGGGCCCACGGTGCCGGGACCGCCGGTCTCACCGAGGTCGAGGCCGAGCGGTCCGCGCGGCTCGCCGCGGTGCGGGCCGGTGACGTCGGGTCCGTGCACTCGTGGGAGCTCGTCACGGCGGTCGACGGTCCCGGGACGCGCCTCACGGTCTTCCTCGCCGGGTGCCCGCTGCGGTGCCTGTACTGCCACAACCCCGACACGATGGAGATGCGCCGCGGCACCGACGTCGCCGCCGACGACCTGCTCAAGCGCGTGCAGCGCTACCGCGGCGTCATGAAGGCGACCGGCGGCGGCCTCACGATCTCGGGCGGTGAGCCGCTCATGCAGCCCGCGTTCGTGCGCCGCCTGCTGCGCGGCGCGAAGGCGATGGACGTGCACACCGCGATCGACACGTCCGGCTTCCTCGGCACGCACCTGTCGGACGCGATGCTGAACGACGTCGACCTCGTCCTGCTCGACGTGAAGTCGGGCATCCCCGAGACCTACCGCAAGGTCACCGGTCAGGACCTGGCTCCGACCCTGGCGTTCGGCCGCCGGCTCGCCGACCGTGGCACCCGGACCTGGATCCGGTTCGTCCTCGTCCCGGGCCTCACCGACGCGGTCGAGAACGTCGACGCCGTCGCCGACTACGTCGCGTCGCTGGGCGAGTGCGTCGAGCGCGTCGAGGTCCTGCCGTTCCACCAGATGGGCCGCGACAAGTGGGCCGAGCTCGGCATGAGGTACGAGCTCGACGACGTCGAGCCGCCGTCGCCCGAGCTCGTCGAGCGCGTGCGCGACCAGTTCCGCGCCCGCGGTCTCACCACCTTCTGA
- a CDS encoding AIM24 family protein, producing the protein MRSAMFGTSLEAATTDRFALQNDKMLRVHLDGEVFARQGSMVAYQGDMSFAHQGSGGVQKFLKKAFTGEGVPLMKVTGRGDLFLADDASEVHVVTLEGDSITVSGRNVLAFDTSLQWDIRRVEGASMMAGGLFNTVFTGVGQLAITSFGPPVILNVDQPTFADAQSAIAWSSTLQTAAKSSMSAGALVGRGSGEALQIAFSGQGFVIVQASEGPRIVQQNG; encoded by the coding sequence GTGCGCAGCGCGATGTTCGGCACCAGCCTCGAGGCCGCGACCACCGACCGGTTCGCGCTCCAGAACGACAAGATGCTGCGCGTGCACCTCGACGGCGAGGTGTTCGCACGGCAGGGGTCGATGGTCGCCTACCAGGGCGACATGAGCTTCGCCCACCAGGGGTCCGGTGGCGTGCAGAAGTTCCTCAAGAAGGCCTTCACGGGCGAGGGTGTCCCGCTCATGAAGGTGACCGGGCGCGGCGACCTGTTCCTCGCCGACGACGCGTCCGAGGTGCACGTCGTCACGCTGGAGGGCGACTCGATCACCGTCAGCGGGCGCAACGTGCTCGCGTTCGACACCTCGTTGCAGTGGGACATCCGCCGTGTCGAGGGTGCCTCGATGATGGCCGGTGGGCTGTTCAACACCGTGTTCACCGGGGTCGGCCAGCTCGCGATCACGTCGTTCGGCCCGCCCGTGATCCTGAACGTCGACCAGCCCACCTTCGCCGACGCGCAGTCCGCGATCGCGTGGTCGTCCACCCTGCAGACCGCGGCGAAGTCGTCGATGTCGGCGGGAGCGCTCGTGGGACGCGGGTCGGGCGAGGCGCTGCAGATCGCGTTCTCCGGGCAGGGGTTCGTCATCGTGCAGGCCAGCGAGGGCCCGCGGATCGTGCAGCAGAACGGCTGA
- a CDS encoding 3-hydroxyacyl-CoA dehydrogenase NAD-binding domain-containing protein — translation MSTTPDAPQPRAERVSHALVRDVSLPGGAGTLALVTIDNGLDHTKPTTLGPLGIAELTAALTTVRERVRAGEVQAVAVTGKPYFLAAGADLTQVTTVTDRDTALELGRGGHAAYGLLHDMGVPTFAFVNGVALGGGLELALNCDYRTVASDVRALALPETGLGLVPGWGGAYIVPRLVGVEKALDVILTRPAANKPFAAGEAAQIGLVDVVLDPADFLEESVRWAARVLSGEVVVERRPLDPEPLWDGVVAAARQRLDAVVHGSRPAPYRALDLVAAARTASREEAFAAEDDALADLIMSDEMRACVYAFGLVSGGKKPVGAPDASLAQPVTRVGIVGAGLMAAQIALLFSQRLGVPVVMRDLDDERVEKGLAAVRSTVERLVSTGRMSESAGARALGAITGTTDLHDLASCDLVIEAVTEILDLKKRVFAELEGVVAPTTILATNTSALSVSAMAADLQHPERVVGLHFFNPVAAMPLVEVVQAEHTSAEALATGFAVVTKLRKTAVLVADRPGFVVNRLLVLLLGVIVDAVEHGTPVEVADRALRPLGLPMPPFELFDLVGPAVGLHVLTSLREDLGDRFPRSPGLEKLVADGTRVVLDAPAKGLPKPVNPAIQAVFDEAREIEPAASPLDEIGVLDAVLTALTVEVGHMLDEGVVATPQQIDLCMILGAGWGFHLGGITPYLDRTGYSEKVLGRRLLPDGVANVPTR, via the coding sequence GTGAGCACGACCCCCGACGCCCCGCAGCCCCGCGCCGAGCGCGTCTCGCACGCCCTCGTCCGGGACGTGAGCCTGCCCGGCGGTGCCGGCACGCTCGCGCTCGTCACGATCGACAACGGCCTCGACCACACCAAGCCGACGACGCTCGGCCCGCTCGGCATCGCCGAGCTGACCGCGGCCCTCACGACCGTCCGCGAGCGCGTCCGTGCGGGCGAGGTGCAGGCCGTCGCCGTCACGGGCAAGCCGTACTTCCTGGCGGCCGGCGCCGACCTCACGCAGGTCACGACCGTGACCGACCGCGACACGGCGCTCGAGCTCGGCCGGGGCGGTCATGCCGCGTACGGGCTGCTGCACGACATGGGCGTCCCGACGTTCGCGTTCGTCAACGGCGTCGCGCTCGGTGGCGGCCTCGAGCTCGCGCTGAACTGCGACTACCGCACGGTGGCGTCCGACGTGCGCGCGCTCGCGCTTCCCGAGACGGGCCTCGGGCTCGTCCCCGGCTGGGGCGGGGCGTACATCGTGCCCCGCCTGGTCGGCGTCGAGAAGGCGCTCGACGTCATCCTCACGCGACCCGCTGCCAACAAGCCGTTCGCGGCCGGTGAGGCGGCGCAGATCGGGCTCGTCGACGTCGTGCTCGACCCGGCCGACTTCCTCGAGGAGTCGGTCCGGTGGGCGGCGCGCGTGCTGTCGGGCGAGGTCGTCGTCGAGCGTCGCCCGCTCGACCCCGAGCCGCTGTGGGACGGCGTCGTCGCGGCGGCCCGCCAGCGGCTCGACGCCGTCGTGCACGGCTCGCGGCCCGCGCCGTACCGCGCGCTCGACCTCGTCGCCGCCGCGCGGACGGCCAGCCGCGAGGAGGCGTTCGCCGCCGAGGACGACGCGCTCGCCGACCTCATCATGAGCGACGAGATGCGGGCGTGCGTGTACGCGTTCGGCCTGGTCTCGGGCGGCAAGAAGCCCGTCGGCGCACCCGACGCGTCGCTCGCGCAGCCCGTCACGCGCGTCGGCATCGTCGGCGCGGGGCTCATGGCCGCGCAGATCGCGCTGCTGTTCTCGCAGCGGCTCGGCGTGCCGGTCGTCATGCGCGACCTGGACGACGAGCGCGTCGAGAAGGGTCTCGCGGCCGTCCGCAGCACCGTCGAGCGTCTCGTGTCGACCGGGCGGATGAGCGAGTCGGCGGGTGCGCGCGCCCTCGGTGCGATCACCGGCACGACCGACCTGCACGACCTCGCGTCGTGCGACCTCGTGATCGAGGCGGTCACCGAGATCCTCGACCTCAAGAAGCGGGTGTTCGCCGAGCTCGAGGGCGTCGTCGCACCGACGACGATCCTCGCGACCAACACGTCGGCGCTGTCCGTGAGCGCCATGGCGGCCGACCTGCAGCACCCCGAGCGGGTGGTCGGGCTGCACTTCTTCAACCCCGTGGCCGCGATGCCGCTGGTCGAGGTCGTGCAGGCCGAGCACACGTCCGCCGAGGCGCTCGCCACCGGGTTCGCGGTCGTCACGAAGCTCCGCAAGACCGCGGTGCTCGTCGCCGACCGGCCCGGCTTCGTCGTCAACCGACTGCTCGTGCTGCTGCTCGGCGTGATCGTCGACGCGGTCGAGCACGGTACGCCCGTCGAGGTCGCCGACCGCGCGCTGCGGCCGCTCGGCCTGCCGATGCCGCCGTTCGAGCTGTTCGACCTCGTCGGGCCGGCGGTCGGCCTGCACGTGCTGACGTCGCTGCGCGAGGACCTGGGCGACCGGTTCCCGCGCTCGCCGGGCCTCGAGAAGCTCGTCGCGGACGGCACGCGCGTCGTGCTCGACGCACCGGCCAAGGGCCTCCCGAAGCCCGTGAACCCGGCGATCCAGGCGGTCTTCGACGAGGCGCGCGAGATCGAGCCGGCCGCGTCGCCGCTCGACGAGATCGGCGTGCTCGACGCCGTCCTCACGGCGCTCACCGTCGAGGTCGGGCACATGCTCGACGAGGGCGTCGTGGCCACGCCGCAGCAGATCGACCTGTGCATGATCCTCGGCGCCGGCTGGGGGTTCCACCTCGGCGGCATCACGCCGTACCTGGACCGCACCGGCTACAGCGAGAAGGTCCTCGGCCGCCGGCTCCTGCCCGACGGCGTGGCGAACGTCCCGACGCGCTGA
- a CDS encoding thiolase family protein has translation MPTASARPPVARRVVFVDGVRTPFGRARKDGLYAHTRADDLVVKTVRELLRRHPELPAERVDEVAIAATTQQGDQGLTLGRTVGVLAGLPRTVPGYAVDRMCAGAMTAVTNVAATIGIGAQDVAIAGGVEHMGHHPMGFDADPNPRFLSEKLVAPDALNMGVTAENLHDRFPQLTRDRADAYGAASQAKYAAALAAGQIDPDLVPVALRDPERGWGLATADEPPRPGTTVEGIAALPTPFRPGGRVTAGTSAPLTDGAASCLLAAEDTAADLGLTPRMRLVSFAYAGVEPEIMGVGPVPATRKALDRAGLTIDDIGLFEINEAFAVQVLAFLDAFGIADDDPRVNPYGGAIAVGHPLASSGVRLMTQLARQFEEHPEVRYGLTTMCVGLGQGGTVVWENPHHPEYVATDGGQQ, from the coding sequence ATGCCGACCGCATCCGCCCGACCGCCCGTCGCCCGCCGCGTCGTCTTCGTCGACGGGGTCCGCACCCCGTTCGGCCGCGCGCGCAAGGACGGGCTCTACGCCCACACCCGCGCCGACGACCTCGTCGTCAAGACCGTGCGCGAGCTCCTGCGCCGCCACCCCGAGCTGCCGGCCGAGCGCGTCGACGAGGTCGCGATCGCCGCGACCACCCAGCAGGGCGACCAGGGCCTGACCCTGGGCCGCACCGTCGGCGTCCTCGCCGGACTCCCCCGCACCGTGCCCGGCTACGCGGTCGACCGCATGTGCGCGGGCGCGATGACCGCCGTGACCAACGTCGCCGCGACCATCGGCATCGGGGCGCAGGACGTCGCGATCGCCGGCGGCGTCGAGCACATGGGCCACCACCCCATGGGCTTCGACGCCGACCCCAACCCGCGGTTCCTGTCCGAGAAGCTCGTCGCGCCCGACGCCCTCAACATGGGCGTGACCGCCGAGAACCTGCACGACCGGTTCCCGCAGCTCACGCGCGACCGCGCCGACGCGTACGGCGCCGCGAGCCAGGCCAAGTACGCCGCCGCGCTCGCCGCCGGGCAGATCGACCCGGACCTCGTGCCCGTCGCGCTGCGCGACCCCGAGCGCGGCTGGGGCCTGGCGACCGCCGACGAGCCGCCGCGACCCGGCACGACCGTCGAGGGCATCGCCGCGCTGCCGACGCCGTTCCGCCCGGGCGGCCGCGTCACCGCCGGCACGTCCGCACCCCTCACCGACGGTGCCGCGTCGTGCCTGCTCGCCGCGGAGGACACCGCCGCCGACCTCGGCCTCACCCCGCGCATGCGGCTCGTCTCGTTCGCGTACGCGGGCGTCGAGCCCGAGATCATGGGCGTCGGTCCGGTGCCGGCCACGCGCAAGGCGCTCGACCGGGCGGGCCTCACGATCGACGACATCGGCCTGTTCGAGATCAACGAGGCGTTCGCGGTGCAGGTGCTCGCGTTCCTCGACGCGTTCGGGATCGCCGACGACGACCCGCGCGTCAACCCGTACGGCGGCGCGATCGCCGTCGGCCACCCGCTCGCGTCGTCGGGCGTGCGGCTCATGACGCAGCTCGCGCGCCAGTTCGAGGAGCACCCCGAGGTCCGGTACGGCCTCACGACGATGTGCGTCGGCCTCGGCCAGGGCGGCACCGTCGTCTGGGAGAACCCCCACCACCCCGAGTACGTCGCGACCGACGGAGGCCAGCAGTGA
- a CDS encoding maleylpyruvate isomerase N-terminal domain-containing protein encodes MPITLPPLTFAGDLDRTALVPATRLLVDLVARPEVAAAWDDESSCAGMSVGALARHLVVQPLRVVEVLTGPAADVEPITVDEHYARAAWIQQDLDGPANVGVRTRSEEEAAVGPEALSTEAGEILGRLDGVLAAAPEVVLLPWTGAALATDDFLVTRLMEIVVHSDDLASSVGLPTPQFDAATVVPVVRLLSDLALRRHGQDALVRTLSRPQRAPGTIAAF; translated from the coding sequence GTGCCGATCACGCTGCCGCCCCTGACCTTCGCCGGTGACCTCGACCGGACCGCCCTCGTTCCCGCGACCCGCCTGCTCGTGGACCTCGTCGCGCGGCCCGAGGTCGCCGCCGCGTGGGACGACGAGTCGTCGTGCGCCGGCATGAGCGTCGGCGCGCTCGCGCGGCACCTCGTCGTCCAGCCGCTGCGGGTGGTCGAGGTGCTCACCGGCCCGGCGGCGGACGTCGAGCCGATCACCGTCGACGAGCACTACGCGCGCGCCGCGTGGATCCAGCAGGACCTCGACGGGCCGGCGAACGTCGGCGTGCGCACGCGCTCCGAGGAGGAGGCGGCGGTCGGCCCCGAGGCGCTGTCCACCGAGGCCGGGGAGATCCTGGGACGCCTCGACGGCGTCCTCGCGGCCGCGCCCGAGGTCGTCCTGCTGCCCTGGACGGGTGCCGCGCTCGCGACCGACGACTTCCTCGTCACGCGGCTCATGGAGATCGTCGTGCACAGCGACGACCTGGCGTCCAGCGTCGGGCTGCCGACGCCGCAGTTCGACGCCGCGACGGTCGTGCCCGTCGTGCGCCTGCTGTCCGACCTCGCGCTGCGCCGGCACGGCCAGGACGCACTGGTCCGGACGCTGTCCCGCCCGCAGCGCGCGCCCGGCACGATCGCGGCGTTCTGA
- the pflB gene encoding formate C-acetyltransferase, producing the protein MSTTAVPATAHDEATTPAAWTGFVIGPWADHVDVRDFIQRNYTPYEGDSAFLAGPTARTTRIWDRLSAMFPAEREKGVYDVDAKTPSTITSHAPGYIAKDDEIIVGLQTDAPLKRAIMPNGGYRMVEKSLETYGYEPDPIVSEIFSKYRKTHNDGVFDVYPPAVRAARSSHIITGLPDAYGRGRIIGDYRRVALYGVDALIAAKKLERAELDMERSVEDVIRDREENAEQIRALNELKQMAASYGYDISGPATTGREAVQWLYFAYLAAVKEQNGAAMSLGRTSTFLDIYLQRDLEAGILTEEQAQEIIDDFVVKLRIVRFLRTPEYDALFSGDPTWVTESIGGMGEDGRTLVTKTSFRYLQTLYNLGPAPEPNMTVFWSDSLPAGFKAYCAQVSIDTSAVQYESDELIRNDWGDDAAIACCVSPMRVGKQMQFFGARVNLAKALLYAINGGRDEVSGKQVAPVTAPVEGDVLDYDDVMAKFDKTMDWLAQTYVDALNCVHYMHDKYAYERIEMALHDREILRTLACGIAGLSVVADSLSAIKYAKVTALRTTDGLVTEYAIDGDFPTYGNDDDRADDIAVWIVNTFMEKIRQYPTYRKALHTQSVLTITSNVVYGKATGSTPDGRRAGEPFAPGANPMNGRDSHGMLASALSVAKLPYSQSQDGISLTSSVVPSGLGRTREEQVTNLVGLLDAYTLSNGYHMNVNVLNRETLLDAMEHPENYPQLTIRVSGYAVNFVRLTREQQLDVLSRTFHGAV; encoded by the coding sequence ATGTCCACCACCGCAGTCCCCGCCACCGCCCACGACGAGGCCACCACCCCGGCCGCGTGGACCGGCTTCGTCATCGGCCCCTGGGCCGACCATGTCGACGTGCGGGACTTCATCCAGCGCAACTACACGCCCTACGAGGGTGACAGCGCGTTCCTCGCGGGCCCGACCGCCCGCACGACGCGCATCTGGGACCGCCTGAGCGCGATGTTCCCGGCCGAGCGCGAGAAGGGCGTCTACGACGTCGACGCGAAGACCCCGTCCACGATCACGTCGCACGCCCCCGGCTACATCGCGAAGGACGACGAGATCATCGTCGGCCTCCAGACCGACGCCCCGCTCAAGCGCGCGATCATGCCCAACGGCGGCTACCGGATGGTCGAGAAGTCGCTCGAGACCTACGGCTACGAGCCCGACCCGATCGTCTCCGAGATCTTCAGCAAGTACCGCAAGACGCACAACGACGGCGTCTTCGACGTCTACCCGCCGGCCGTGCGCGCCGCGCGCTCGTCCCACATCATCACGGGCCTGCCCGACGCCTACGGCCGCGGCCGGATCATCGGCGACTACCGCCGCGTCGCCCTGTACGGCGTCGACGCGCTCATCGCCGCCAAGAAGCTCGAGCGTGCCGAGCTCGACATGGAGCGCTCCGTCGAGGACGTCATCCGCGACCGCGAGGAGAACGCGGAGCAGATCCGCGCGCTCAACGAGCTCAAGCAGATGGCCGCGTCCTACGGGTACGACATCTCCGGCCCGGCGACGACCGGCCGCGAGGCCGTGCAGTGGCTGTACTTCGCGTACCTCGCCGCCGTGAAGGAGCAGAACGGCGCCGCGATGTCGCTCGGCCGGACGTCGACCTTCCTCGACATCTACCTGCAGCGCGACCTCGAGGCCGGCATCCTCACGGAGGAGCAGGCGCAGGAGATCATCGACGACTTCGTCGTGAAGCTGCGGATCGTGCGCTTCCTGCGCACCCCCGAGTACGACGCGCTCTTCTCGGGCGACCCCACCTGGGTGACCGAGTCGATCGGCGGCATGGGCGAGGACGGGCGCACGCTCGTCACGAAGACGTCGTTCCGCTACCTGCAGACGCTCTACAACCTGGGCCCGGCGCCCGAGCCGAACATGACCGTGTTCTGGAGCGACAGCCTCCCGGCCGGGTTCAAGGCGTACTGCGCGCAGGTGTCGATCGACACGAGCGCCGTGCAGTACGAGTCCGACGAGCTCATCCGCAACGACTGGGGCGACGACGCGGCCATCGCGTGCTGCGTGTCCCCGATGCGCGTCGGCAAGCAGATGCAGTTCTTTGGTGCTCGCGTGAACCTCGCGAAGGCGCTGCTCTACGCGATCAACGGCGGCCGCGACGAGGTCTCCGGCAAGCAGGTCGCGCCGGTCACCGCGCCCGTCGAGGGCGACGTGCTCGACTACGACGACGTCATGGCGAAGTTCGACAAGACGATGGACTGGCTGGCCCAGACCTACGTCGACGCGCTCAACTGCGTGCACTACATGCACGACAAGTACGCGTACGAGCGCATCGAGATGGCGCTGCACGACCGCGAGATCCTGCGGACCCTGGCCTGCGGCATCGCCGGCCTGTCGGTCGTCGCCGACTCGCTGTCCGCGATCAAGTACGCCAAGGTCACGGCGCTGCGCACGACGGACGGCCTCGTCACCGAGTACGCGATCGACGGCGACTTCCCGACGTACGGCAACGACGACGACCGCGCCGACGACATCGCGGTGTGGATCGTCAACACGTTCATGGAGAAGATCCGGCAGTACCCGACGTACCGGAAGGCGCTGCACACGCAGTCCGTCCTGACGATCACGTCGAACGTCGTCTACGGCAAGGCCACCGGCTCGACCCCCGACGGCCGCCGCGCGGGCGAGCCGTTCGCCCCGGGTGCCAACCCGATGAACGGGCGCGACTCGCACGGCATGCTCGCCTCGGCGCTGTCCGTCGCGAAGCTGCCCTACTCGCAGTCGCAGGACGGCATCTCGCTCACGTCGTCGGTCGTGCCCTCGGGCCTCGGCCGCACGCGTGAGGAGCAGGTGACGAACCTGGTCGGTCTGCTCGACGCGTACACGCTGTCGAACGGCTACCACATGAACGTCAACGTCCTGAACCGCGAGACCTTGCTCGACGCGATGGAGCACCCGGAGAACTACCCGCAGCTCACCATCCGCGTCTCGGGCTACGCCGTGAACTTCGTGCGGCTGACCCGCGAGCAGCAGCTCGACGTCCTGTCCCGGACGTTCCACGGCGCGGTCTGA